The following proteins come from a genomic window of Trifolium pratense cultivar HEN17-A07 linkage group LG4, ARS_RC_1.1, whole genome shotgun sequence:
- the LOC123881583 gene encoding uncharacterized membrane protein At3g27390: MAFPTSLEDWIKASYVVFAFFSALFIGALKGLIVGPIAALILIIGNVGVILVLFPAHVAWTVYTILKTQIVDAALKVAILIALPALFGLWLGLGIAGSVLVAIGYGFFTPWVSTFEAFRHDNESKKFMHCVVDGTLGTIKGSCTVVRDFADICYHSYPSYLKERRECSDQCKTLRLIHVPGCVIVGIVGLIVEVPLFTAIAIVKSPYLLFKGWYRLLHDLISREGPFLETVCVPIAGLTIFVWPLVVIASILLAIFSSIFVGLYASIIVYQERSFRRGLAYIMAMVAEFDEYTNDWLYLREGTFFPKPQYRKKLVSQSSEFSTRGGNSVSGSRRNTTMEPPAMFMPNLAPSRSVRETIQEVKMVQIWGNMMRSCEIRGKELLDANVVTTADLYEWLRGKNVNEASIVGVGLPCYSLLQTLLFSIKANSNGVLLLDDFEITHFNRPKDKLLDWFFNPVMVLKEQIRVIKLVEGEVRYLEKVVLFGVNKQRFEAWDNGGLLIPDSLRAAQIEGISRRMIGMIRGVTKLPTYRRKFRQVVKELLTYSLEKDTSGKALVIHSMDRDVSEKSLVTRYLEKDHPSGRSSTRSIVSVPSDENV; encoded by the exons ATGGCTTTTCCTACTTCTTTAGAAGATTGGATTAAGGCTTCTTATGTTGTTTTTGCATTCTTCTCAGCTTTATTCATTGGTGCCTTAAAag GTTTAATTGTGGGTCCTATTGCTGCTCTTATATTGATCATAGGAAACGTTGGAGTGATTTTAGTATTGTTTCCTGCACATGTGGCTTGGACTGTTTATACCATTTTGAA GACTCAAATAGTTGATGCAGCTTTGAAAGTTGCTATTTTGATTGCTTTGCCTGCTTTGTTTGGTTTATGGTTGGGTTTAGGCATAGCTGGTAGTGTTCTTGTTGCTATTGGCTATGGCTTTTTTACTCCTTGGGTTTCAACTTTTGAGGCCTTTAGACATGACAATGAGTCAAAGAAATTCATGCACTGTGTTGTG GATGGAACCTTGGGAACTATCAAAGGAAGTTGCACTGTGGTTAGGGATTTTGCAGATATATGTTACCATTCATATCCAAGTTACTTGAAGGAACGACGTGAATGTTCAGACCAGTGTAAGACACTAAG GTTAATTCATGTTCCTGGATGTGTGATTGTAGGGATAGTGGGACTAATTGTTGAGGTTCCTTTATTCACTGCAATTGCTATAGTTAAGAGTCCATACCTATTGTTCAAGGGATGGTACAGACTTTTGCATGATTTAATCAGCAGAGAAGGTCCATTCCTTGAAACAGTTTGTGTCCCAATTGCTGGTTTAACAATCTTTGTGTGGCCTCTTGTTGTCATTGCCAGCATTTTATTGGCTATTTTCTCTAGCatttttgttggactatatgcCTCTATTATAGTTTATCAG GAAAGATCTTTTCGTCGAGGTTTAGCTTATATAATGGCAATGGTTGCTGAGTTTGATGAATATACAAATGATTGGCTCTATCTTAGAGAGGGGACATTCTTTCCAAA GCCCCAATATCGAAAGAAATTGGTTTCTCAATCATCTGAGTTTTCTACTCGGGGGGGAAATAGTGTGTCCGGAAGCAGAAGAAATACTACTATGGAACCACCTGCTATGTTCATGCCAAACTTAGCTCCTTCAAGATCAGTTAGAGAGACCATTCAAGAAGTTAAAATGGTTCAG ATTTGGGGAAATATGATGAGGTCCTGTGAGATAAGAGGCAAGGAATTATTGGATGCTAATGTAGTAACAACTGCTGATCTTTATGAGTGGTTGAGAGGAAAGAATGTTAATGAAGCATCCATAGTTGGTGTTGGTTTACCTTGTTATTCACTTCTACAAACACTTCTCTTTTCCATTAAAGCTAACTCAAATGGTGTATTGCTACTTGATGATTTTGAGATAACTCATTTCAATAGACCAAAGGATAAGTTGTTGGATTGGTTCTTTAATCCAGTAATGGTTCTCAAGGAACAGATTAGGGTTATTAAGTTGGTTGAAGGTGAAGTGAGATACTTGgaaaaagttgttttgtttggaGTTAATAAACAAAGGTTTGAAGCTTGGGATAATGGTGGTTTGTTGATTCCTGATAGTCTTAGAGCTGCTCAAATTGAGGGAATTTCTAGAAG GATGATTGGAATGATAAGAGGTGTAACAAAGCTTCCAACATACAGAAGAAAGTTTCGTCAAGTTGTTAAGGAACTATTGACTTATTCATTGGAGAAAGATACTTCAGGAAAGGCTTTGGTTATTCATTCTATGGATAGAGATGTTTCTGAAAAGTCTTTAGTTACTCGTTATTTGGAGAAAGATCATCCTTCTGGAAGATCCAGTACTAGGTCTATAGTATCAGTTCCATCAGATGAAAATGTTTAA